The sequence CACAGAAAGCGCCGATTAAAATCGGCTTAGAGTTGCGGATGTAAGAGCCGCACGTTGAAGATTACAGCAAAATCACAACGGCCACGAGTCATGCGCGGATAAGCGAGAGGTTATACGCGAAGCGTTAGACAGTGGTATACACAGGTTAGGTATTGAGCCCCGAAAATTTCTTAGATCAGAATGCCGACGTGTTTGTGTTCATCGGAAGGCAACACTGTTGACATCGATAATGCGAGATGTAAACAGATTCTGCGTGGTCGAAGACCCTATACATGTGTAGAAACTTTAAGCGCGGGAATCGGGAGATCCTGCAACTGGCCATGAAAACTCATGGTCCGCGTTGAAAATCCAAATGGAGCAAAGCAATGATGAACAGTTGCAGGAAGTCGGACAAATCCGTAGTACCTGAGAAGCCCTCGAACAAACCTGACAAAGTGGGAAAGGAGAGGATGGAGGGAAGGGATTTGCCCAAGGAGAATAGGCGGCCGCAAAACATGCTCCGGACACAGTGCCGGGAAGGTGTGCTCAATGAGCTGTTGCTTATACATCGAAAAGCGAAAGCGGAGAGAAGATTAAAATTCACGACCCTGATGCACCATATATACAACATCAATATGCTGAGGATGTCATATCTTGAGATAAAGAGAGATGCAGCCCCGGGTGTCGACAAGGAAACATGGGAAAGCTACGGAAGAGACCTGGAGGGAAACCTCACAATTCTCTCCAAGCAACTTAAAACTGGAGCATATAAAGCGAAAGCTGTAAGAAGAGTGTACATACCTAAAGCCGATGGAAAACAAAGGCCACTAGGGGTAACTGCGTTGGAAGACAAAATCGTCCAAAGAGCAACAGTAGCAGTACTGAACACAATCTACGAAGCAGATTTTCAGGGATTCTCGTACGGATTTCGACCGAAGCGCAGTCAGCATCAAGCGTTGGATGCCCTATACGTTGGAATATACACGAGGAAAGTGAATTATGTGTTCGATGCAGACATTCGAGATTTCTTTAACAAAATAAATCGAGAATGGCTAATAAAATTTATTGAACACCGTATTGCGGACAAAAGAGTAGTGCGACTCATCCAGAAATGGCTGAACGCGGGAATATTGGAAGAGGGAAAGATCATATACAAT is a genomic window of Parachlamydia sp. AcF125 containing:
- the ltrA gene encoding group II intron reverse transcriptase/maturase; protein product: MMNSCRKSDKSVVPEKPSNKPDKVGKERMEGRDLPKENRRPQNMLRTQCREGVLNELLLIHRKAKAERRLKFTTLMHHIYNINMLRMSYLEIKRDAAPGVDKETWESYGRDLEGNLTILSKQLKTGAYKAKAVRRVYIPKADGKQRPLGVTALEDKIVQRATVAVLNTIYEADFQGFSYGFRPKRSQHQALDALYVGIYTRKVNYVFDADIRDFFNKINREWLIKFIEHRIADKRVVRLIQKWLNAGILEEGKIIYNEQGTPQGSSASPLLANVFLHYVYDMWIQQWRKQKACGNVVVIRFADDTVVGFQYESDARQFHEELKERFLKFGLELHPEKTRLIEFGRFASENRKTRGEGKPDTFTFLGFTHICGRTRKDGKFTIWRHTIKKKMQKKLKEVKDELKKRMHDPIQEVGQWLKAVITGHYRYYGVPGNYKAMQDFRHLIGQKWKHSLKRRSQKANITWEKLGKLIDQWLPQPKIWHKYPSERIGVII